In Scylla paramamosain isolate STU-SP2022 chromosome 1, ASM3559412v1, whole genome shotgun sequence, one DNA window encodes the following:
- the LOC135105973 gene encoding transcription factor EC-like: protein MDNIIEQILNLEAEMDVQSCSEGEQACVRPAQRSFSQPDCLALPSSLPPCLSWGALRPSNSYPPDLSLDKEKGAASDQASLGRAKEQRRKESHNMFERRRRFNINERIRDLGKLLPRRSEPYCEAARYSAGHILKASVEYMQWLKLEVSHLSEAEARRRVLELENHHLRSRLQQLEAKIHGLGAESKPTQRATLQ, encoded by the coding sequence ATGGACAACATCATCGAGCAGATTCTCAACCTGGAGGCTGAGATGGATGTCCAGAGCTGCTCTGAAGGCGAGCAGGCGTGCGTCAGACCGGCGCAGCGGTCCTTCTCTCAGCCAGACTGCCTGGCactcccttcttctctgcctccctgcctcagcTGGGGCGCTCTCAGGCCTTCCAACTCCTACCCGCCAGACTTGTCGCTAGATAAAGAGAAGGGCGCCGCCAGCGACCAGGCATCTCTGGGTCGGGCGAAGGaacaacgaaggaaggagagccaTAACATGTTTGAGCGTCGGCGGCGCTTCAACATTAACGAAAGAATCCGTGACCTGGGTAAGCTGCTGCCGCGGCGTAGCGAGCCTTACTGCGAGGCGGCACGGTATAGCGCAGGTCACATCCTCAAAGCCTCCGTGGAGTACATGCAGTGGCTCAAGCTGGAGGTGAGTCACTTGTCGGAGGCGGAGGCCAGGCGGCGAGTTCTGGAGCTTGAGAACCATCACCTCCGCTCACGTCTGCAACAGCTGGAAGCCAAAATCCACGGGTTGGGCGCTGAGTCCAAGCCGACCCAGCGGGCGACGCTACAGTAG